Proteins encoded within one genomic window of Bombina bombina isolate aBomBom1 chromosome 1, aBomBom1.pri, whole genome shotgun sequence:
- the LOC128645544 gene encoding keratin, type I cytoskeletal 47 kDa-like, which produces MTSYRSSSFRSSSGGGYGGGSGSGFGVSAGSGFGVNFASGVGSGYGGGAGSGYGGGAGSGYGGGSGASFSLTSSGGFGGAASSSNFGSYSGSDKQTMQNLNDRLASYLDKVRALEAANADLELKIKEWYEKQLSVGASASSKDFSKYYETIEDLKAKINAATIDNSRVVLQIDNARLAADDFRLKYENELALHQSVEADINGLRRVLEELTISRSDLEIQLESLSDELAYLKKNHEEELGIANSSASGQVNVEMDAAPGVDLTKLLNDMRADYETLAEKNRKEAELWFNQKSSELKKEISAGVEQVQTSKSEISDLRRTLQSLEIELQSQLAMKKSLESTLAETECRYGTQLQQMQISISSLEEQLLQIRSDMERQSLEYQQLLDIKTRLEMEIETYRRLLDGELGCSLNSSSNSSSSSSFLSTQQTAVSKSPASSVDSKKDPTKTRVVKTIIEEVVNGKVVSSCVQQVEEKMN; this is translated from the exons ATGACATCCTATCGCTCCAGCTCCTTTAGATCAAGCTCTGGTGGTGGTTATGGAGGGGGCTCTGGTAGTGGCTTTGGTGTAAGTGCAGGAAGTGGTTTTGGTGTAAACTTTGCTAGTGGTGTAGGAAGTGGCTATGGTGGTGGTGCAGGAAGCGGCTATGGTGGTGGTGCAGGAAGTGGCTATGGTGGAGGCTCTGGAGCTAGTTTTTCTCTAACTTCATCTGGAGGCTTTGGGGGGGCTGCATCTAGTAGCAATTTTGGGAGCTATTCTGGAAGCGACAAGCAGACTATGCAAAACCTGAATGACCGTCTAGCATCTTACCTTGACAAAGTGAGAGCCCTGGAGGCAGCCAATGCTGACCTTGAGCTAAAGATCAAAGAGTGGTACGAGAAGCAACTTAGTGTTGGGGCCAGTGCATCCAGCAAAGACTTCAGCAAATATTATGAAACCATTGAAGATCTGAAGGCCAAG atCAATGCTGCAACTATTGATAACTCCCGTGTTGTCTTGCAAATTGACAATGCTAGACTAGCTGCTGATGACTTCAGACTGAA ATATGAGAATGAGCTGGCCCTTCACCAGAGTGTGGAGGCTGATATCAATGGACTCCGTAGAGTCCTGGAAGAGCTGACCATATCCAGGAGTGACTTGGAGATCCAGCTTGAGAGTCTGTCTGATGAGCTTGCTTATCTCAAGAAGAACCATGAGGAG GAGTTAGGAATTGCTAatagcagtgcttctggacaagttAATGTAGAAATGGATGCTGCTCCAGGTGTGGATCTGACTAAACTTCTGAATGACATGAGAGCGGACTATGAAACTTTGGCTGAGAAGAACCGCAAAGAAGCAGAACTGTGGTTTAACCAAAAG AGCAGTGAGCTCAAGAAGGAGATTTCAGCTGGCGTGGAACAGGTGCAAACGAGCAAGAGTGAAATTTCTGACCTGAGACGTACGCTACAAAGTTTGGAAATAGAACTACAGTCGCAACTGGCAATG AAAAAATCCCTTGAAAGCACCCTAGCTGAAACAGAGTGTCGCTATGGAACACAGCTGCAGCAGATGCAGATTTCAATAAGCAGCCTTGAAGAGCAGTTACTACAAATCAGATCAGACATGGAAAGACAGAGCCTTGAGTACCAGCAGCTCTTAGACATCAAAACCAGACTGGAGATGGAAATTGAAACATATCGCCGCCTGCTGGATGGAGAGCTGGG GTGTAGCTTAAATTCTTCAAGCAACTCTTCATCGTCATCATCATTTCTGTCAACACAACAGACAGCTGTATCCAAGTCACCAGCTTCTTCTGTGGACTCCAAAAAAG ATCCAACCAAAACCAGAGTAGTGAAGACCATTATTGAAGAGGTAGTGAATGGCAAGGTGGTGTCATCCTGCGTTCAGCAAGTTGAAGAGAAGATGAATTGA